In the bacterium genome, GCCCCCCACAAGGACGATGTCGTGATGGATGACCTCCATGAGATCCCCGCGCTCCCCTCTTGTCGGGGCTCCAGCGAATTCGGCTGGAAGATCCTCCCCGAGGCAGGAGGAATCTACACGATTTGAGATGCGGGCGCGCGCGCGTGTAAGGTCGGAACGGAAAGGGGAATCCCCTATGGCTCGACTGGAATTCTTCTTCGATTGCTCGAGTCCGTGGACCTATCTCGCATTCGATCAGATCGAAAACACGTGTCGAGAATTTCAGACCGACCTGGTCTGGAAGCCGATTCTGGTAGGCGGCGTCTTCAACGCGATCAACCAGAGCGTGTATGAACAGCGCGCAAATCCGGTACCGGCCAAGGCGCGCTACTACGCGAAAGACCTGGCCGACTGGGCGCGTCTGTGCGGACTTCGCATCGGATCGCCGTCCGTTTTTCCGGTCAATAGCGTCAAAGCCATGCGCGGAGCCCTTTTCGCACTCGAAAAGGGTCTCCTTCCGGGCTACGCGCGCGCCGTATTCGAGGCGTACTGGAGCGATCTGCTGGACATCTCTCGTGACGATGTGCTGCGCGAGATCGTCAAAACGCTCGGACTCGACCCGGTCCACTTCTTAGCGGATATCCAGAAACCCGAACTGAAAAACGCCCTGAGAGAGAACACCGACGAGTTGATCGAACGCGGAGGGTTCGGCTCACCGACGATTTTCATCGACGGCGACGATATGTATTTCGGCAACGATCGGCTTCCTCTCGTGAGGGAAGCCCTTTCCAAGCGGACCTGAAACAAGAAACGAGGGTAAAGACCCTCA is a window encoding:
- a CDS encoding 2-hydroxychromene-2-carboxylate isomerase, encoding MARLEFFFDCSSPWTYLAFDQIENTCREFQTDLVWKPILVGGVFNAINQSVYEQRANPVPAKARYYAKDLADWARLCGLRIGSPSVFPVNSVKAMRGALFALEKGLLPGYARAVFEAYWSDLLDISRDDVLREIVKTLGLDPVHFLADIQKPELKNALRENTDELIERGGFGSPTIFIDGDDMYFGNDRLPLVREALSKRT